Proteins from one Impatiens glandulifera chromosome 2, dImpGla2.1, whole genome shotgun sequence genomic window:
- the LOC124928055 gene encoding amino acid permease 4-like encodes MLPRSRTLPPRINNGVIEERQDIRHYMQVEIQPKNTTSDSESIIPLANYSKCFDDDGRLKRTGTFWTATSHIITAVIGSGVLSLAWAVAQLGWVAGPAVMLLFAFVILFTSNLLSQCYRSGDPITGQRNYTYMDAVKANLGGRKVAICGAIQYLNLFGTAIGYTIAASVSMMAIKRANCFHKNRDNPCHMSSNGYMIAFGFSEILLSQIPDFDQVWWLSIVAAIMSFTYSAVGLALGIAKVVENGMIQGSLTGISIGSITKSGQLVTSTQKIWRSLQSLGAIAFAYSFSIIMLEIQDTLKSPPAEYKTMKKATSVSIAVTTSFYLLCGCFGYAAFGDDSPGNLLTGFGFYDPYWLLDIANVAIIVHLFGAYQVYCQPLYAFVEKWAAQKWSKSDFVTAEYDLPIPFVSGVYNVNFFRIVWRTMFVVVTTLIAMLMPFFNDVVGLLGALGFWPLTVYFPIQMYISQKKIRKWSSRWIALQTLSATCLVVSVAAAVGSIAGVVLDLKTYKPFKTSY; translated from the exons ATGCTTCCAAGGAGTAGAACTCTTCCCCCCAGAATCAATAATGGAGTT ATTGAAGAAAGACAAGACATTAGGCACTACATGCAAGTCGAAATCCAACCCAAGAACACTACATCAGACAGTGAATCCATCATTCCCTTAGCAAACTATTCCAAGTGTTTCGACGATGATGGTCGTCTGAAAAGAACAG GCACTTTCTGGACGGCGACATCGCATATAATAACCGCAGTTATTGGATCAGGAGTTCTATCGCTGGCATGGGCGGTGGCTCAACTAGGATGGGTGGCCGGACCTGCAGTTATGCTTCTCTTTGCCTTTGTTATTCTCTTTACATCAAATCTTCTTTCTCAGTGCTACAGATCGGGTGATCCAATCACCGGCCAGAGGAACTACACTTACATGGATGCTGTCAAAGCCAATTTAG GAGGAAGAAAGGTGGCAATATGCGGTGCCATCCAATACCTGAACCTGTTTGGAACTGCTATAGGCTACACCATTGCAGCATCCGTGAGCATGAT GGCAATAAAAAGAGCAAATTGTTTCCACAAGAACCGGGACAATCCATGTCACATGTCGAGCAATGGGTACATGATAGCGTTTGGATTCTCGGAGATTTTACTCTCCCAAATACCCGATTTCGACCAAGTTTGGTGGTTGTCAATTGTTGCTGCTATCATGTCTTTTACTTACTCTGCTGTTGGCCTTGCACTAGGCATTGCAAAAGTTGTGG AAAATGGGATGATTCAAGGGAGCCTAACTGGTATCAGTATTGGATCCATCACAAAATCTGGTCAATTAGTAACATCTACACAGAAGATTTGGAGAAGTCTTCAATCACTAGGAGCCATAGCTTTTGCTTATTCTTTTTCTATCATCATGCTAGAGATACAA GACACCTTAAAATCGCCGCCAGCAGAGTACAAAACTATGAAGAAGGCTACTTCGGTTAGCATTGCGGTTACCACATCTTTCTACTTGTTGTGTGGATGCTTTGGTTATGCTGCCTTTGGAGATGATTCCCCAGGGAATCTTCTCACTGGCTTCGGCTTTTATGACCCATATTGGCTCCTTGACATAGCTAATGTTGCTATCATAGTCCATCTCTTCGGTGCCTATCAG GTTTACTGCCAGCCTTTATATGCATTTGTCGAGAAATGGGCAGCTCAAAAATGGTCGAAGAGTGACTTCGTGACAGCCGAATATGATTTACCCATCCCTTTTGTATCCGGTGTGTACAATGTAAATTTCTTCCGAATAGTATGGAGGACTATGTTTGTGGTGGTGACAACTTTGATAGCCATGCTCATGCCTTTCTTCAACGATGTGGTTGGTTTACTTGGAGCACTCGGGTTTTGGCCCTTAACAGTGTACTTTCCCATTCAAATGTACATTTCTCAGAAGAAGATAAGAAAGTGGTCAAGTCGGTGGATTGCGCTTCAAACACTCAGCGCCACATGCCTTGTAGTTTCGGTTGCTGCAGCGGTTGGCTCCATAGCAGGAGTTGTTCTTGATCTCAAAACTTATAAACCTTTCAAGACCAGTTATTGA
- the LOC124928056 gene encoding protein EARLY-RESPONSIVE TO DEHYDRATION 7, chloroplastic-like → MSSQNSRSSIYPEVDMSNPEAASPLLSDSNLNPSSSLYPTVYVDDLAQNLFPDQESDQNPNTLPSLPVDSSEEVLIIVPATIVHLIDKQRSVELASGDLIIVRLRQGENVVAVFARIGEDLQWPLAKDEPVVKLDESHYFFTLRIPSGVGSDDEGSIIEEENILNYGLTIASKGQEGVLESFDSILDHYSAFSIQKVAEVADDLSAFAKETSPDEFVAEGNNKKEEMESSSAAYWTTLAPNVEDYSSSVARMIAAGSGQLIKGILWCGDVTVERLKWGNEFFKKRMCTSSNSDVSPEAMKRILRVKKLTKMSEKVATGVLSGVVRVSGFFTSSIVNSSVGKKFFSLLPGEIVLASLDGFNKICDAVEVAGRNVMSTSSVVTTGLVSHRYGEQAGKATYEGLGAAGHALGAAWAVFKVRKALNPKSVIKPTTLVKAAAQSNSEKLKAKK, encoded by the exons ATGTCTTCTCAAAACTCCAGAAGCTCAATCTACCCTGAAGTCGATATGTCTAACCCAGAAGCTGCATCGCCTCTCCTCTCTGATTCAAATCTCAATCCTTCATCCTCTCTATATCCTACAGTCTACGTAGACGACCTCGCTCAGAATCTCTTCCCCGATCAAGAATCCGATCAAAACCCTAACACTCTGCCTTCTCTTCCGGTTGACTCCTCCGAGGAAGTCCTAATCATTGTTCCCGCCACGATCGTTCATCTTATTGACAAGCAACGGAGCGTTGAGCTTGCTTCCGGTGATCTCATAATTGTTCGTCTCCGTCAAGGGGAAAACGTCGTTGCCGTCTTCGCCAGAATCGGCGAAGATCTTCAATGGCCGTTGGCGAAAGACGAACCCGTGGTTAAGCTCGACGAATCGCACTACTTCTTCACTCTCCGGATCCCGTCTGGTGTTGGATCAGACGACGAAGGTAGCATTATTGAGGAggagaatattttaaattatggaCTGACGATCGCATCGAAGGGGCAAGAAGGTGTACTAGAATCATTTGATTCAATTCTCGATCACTACAGCGCCTTCTCTATTCAGAAAGTTGCCGAGGTTGCTGATGATTTGTCAGCGTTTGCAAAGGAGACTTCGCCAGATGAATTCGTGGCAGAAGGGAATAATAAGAAAGAAGAGATGGAGAGTAGCTCTGCTGCGTATTGGACGACATTGGCTCCTAACGTAGAAGATTACAGTAGCTCTGTTGCAAGGATGATCGCTGCCGGATCGGGTCAGCTAATTAAGGGTATCTTGTGGTGTGGGGATGTAACAGTAGAAAGGTTGAAGTGGGGTAATGAATTCTTCAAGAAGAGGATGTGTACGAGTTCGAATTCTGATGTTAGCCCTGAAGCAATGAAAAGGATTCTAAG GGTGAAGAAGCTGACTAAGATGTCTGAGAAAGTGGCGACTGGAGTTCTTTCTGGGGTTGTGAGGGTGTCTGGTTTCTTCACAAGTTCCATTGTGAATTCAAGTGTTGGGAAGAAGTTCTTTAGTCTATTGCCTGGAGAAATCGTGCTTGCTTCGTTGGATGGATTTA ATAAAATATGCGATGCTGTTGAAGTTGCGGGCAGAAACGTAATGTCAACATCATCTGTGGTAACTACTGGGCTAGTGTCTCATAG GTATGGTGAGCAAGCAGGGAAGGCTACCTATGAAGGACTTGGCGCGGCTGGGCATGCTCTTGGGGCTGCCTGGGCTGTGTTTAAAGTAAGAAAAGCTCTGAACCCGAAGAGCGTAATCAAGCCCACAACTCTTGTGAAAGCAGCAGCTCAATCTAATTCTGAGAAGCTGAAGGCCAAAAAATGA